The genomic interval GAATCGCCCTCCCAGTACAGAACCCTCTGAGATCAGCCTGTCCCCTGAGAGATTAAATGCATCCATTGCTGGGCTCTTTCCACCCAAGATAAACATCCCCTTACCTCCCAGGCAGCCTAATCTGAATCGTGGTTTTGACCAGCAGGGTCTCAATCCCACAACCCTGAAAGCTATTGGACAGGCACCACCTAATCTGACTTCtttaacaaataataacaacagtggCCAGCAGACATTCTCTACAggcaacagcacagctgctgtaAGTGGGAAAATTGATAAGCACCCCACTGGTGGCCCAACAAAAAGAACCAGTCCAGGCAACAGTCGGCGACCCAGTCCAGCCTTGAACCGTAAAACTACACCCAGTCCAGGGAGGCAGAAAGGACCCAAGATTGCCCTCACCTCTCCCCCACACCAGCAAACCATCGTTAACCCTCAAAACGTCATGGTTAATCCATCTCATGTCCTCTCTAGCCCAGCTGCTATTTCACCAGCTCAGCTGGACCTACAGCAGGCTCAGATACCTTTACAAGGTATCCATTGTAATACCCCTGAAATTAATCAAGTAACCTCCGTAGAGCAGCGTCAATTGGTCCAGCCTCAAAGAGATTCTCCGCTGTCAAAGCTGACTAGCTTGCATGTCTCCCAGGAGCTTAAAGTTGTGATGGAAGAACCAGCAAGGGATGCATCTGTGACAGAGAAGGTCCAGGCCCAGGTGCCAACCCAACAGGAACCTAAATGTAATTCTTCACTTGTACTCAGGGAGGCCCCAACCTCTCTGAATCAATTGCTGGATAGTTCCTGTGCCTCTACAACTCCCCTGAAGCATACCCAGGACAGTTTCCCTGAAGGAAATCAGAGCCAGGGAGAGAGCCCTCGTCTCTCCATGGACCCAGAGACTCAAAGAAATTCAAGCACTTCTCAGAGCTCTGAAATTGGTGCTCCCCCTATGCCAAACGACCCAAATGACCCGAAATCTAAGCTTAGTCCAATGCCAAGTCCCAAATTCAACCCAAATGCCAGTCCCAACATTAAGATTAACGTCAGTCCTAATACAACCTTTAGTTCTAGTCCCAACTCAAATGTCAGTTCCAGTCCCAATCCAAACCCCACCATGAACCCAAACTCTGGCCCTAACTCCTTGGCAAATGTTTCTGCAGTCTTGCAGAGGGCTTCTTCATCTGCCACCATCTCTCCCAACCAGATCACTGTCTTTGTTACTTCCAACCCTCTCAGTTCAGCCACCACAACCTCCCACGTAGCCCCTGCTTTGGTTTCAACTGTAGTTACTCTTCCTAATAAAAATATTAGGTCTCAGGAGGGGCGGCAAACATCGACTCCAGCTGGTGCTAACACTCGCCCCGCCCAGTTCCTCACCACCCCTGTGTTCATAAATTCCATCTTTCAAGTCCCTGCCTCTTCCATGCCTCCCAACACAAATGTAATGTCCCAGCCAGGAAACATGGTGGGACCAATTCAGATGTCAACAAACATACCAGTCGCACCAGCAGTGACTACAGCCCAGCCCTCCCCAGGTAACACGGCGAGCAGCCAAGCCGGTCGTGCAGTTGTTGGACAGGTTCAGAGACCCTCAAGCCAGACAACCACCATGAGTTCACTGCCCCAGCCTCCTCAACAGCTACTCTCTGGGACCATTAAACAGGATAGCAGCTCTACCGAGACACCTGTGCTGAAGTCAAGCCCTGTCGGTCAGCCATCtccccgccccaacccccccttctcCCAACCCCTAGCATCACCTCCTATCTGCTCCAGCCCAGGAACTGCTGTTAGTACCCGGGGGAGCCCTCTGTCTCCAACAGCTGCTTCTGCCAAGGGCAAACCAGGGCAAGATATTGTCTCTAAGAGAGGCACAACTGGGTCTGACCCTCTGCAGAAAGCTAGTGGCCCGCTGACTCAGCCCCTCGAGGCCAGAGCACAGCCAGAGCAAGCTTCCGGGAGCACAGCCTCTCTGGAGGCTGCGGATGGAAATGTGGCCACGGCCCCTGTAAAACCCCCCACTTCTTCcgtctccacccccacccctgtccaTGTCCCCACTCCTTCCGTTTACTCTCCAGCTGCCCCAACAAAACCTGGGCCTCCTAACGCATCAGATGGCTCTccagcaacagcaacaccacCTGACCCCAAGGGGGGACAGAACCCTACCACAGTGATGGAGATCAGCCAGCCAGCTCCACAGAATGATGCACCTGAAGTCGTGGGACTGCCTGAGAGTAGCCAGAGTGCTGGTAAAGATGAATTCACATTGTTAACATAAATATCCTCAGGTTCCATACCATTGGAATAATTCTTTGGCCAATGGACATGTTTCTCAATTAAATGCAGAGTTTGTGTACAGGTGATGGGTTGTTTAAGGTACAGTATAGCTGATGAGCATCATatggtaattttatttttgctaaacAACCTTGcttctgtaatgtttttttttaaaccattttccaTTCAGTGTCGGTTCAGTCTGAACCTCCACAGCAAGAAGGAGGACCTACTTGTGAGAAAACTGGTAAGTTATTGAGAGCAACTCAAAAGCATGattcatattcaaataaaaaagtggCTAAAACAATGCTATGGATTTTTACAGCTGTGTTTACTGTGGAATAgcagagaaaaaatatttacttttatcacattaaaattatttttgattcattttcattctatGTAAATATGATATGGAACAGAGTCTTGTTGCAAAGTGCTGGAAAAGATAAACCTGGAGAGCTGTTAGTTTGAGGTCTGGatataaatacttttatttaaagtagcggttcatattattttattttttctacacAGGAGATGAAGCGGCTACTGTAACTGAGCAGGGGTAAGATGTCctgaatttatttcaaaatgaatgagcTTAAGCTTAAATTAATCAAAGTAATGTTGGTGTTGTGTACTGTTAACCTTTCCTCCTTGTTTTGTTGATTGTATCTGGTATGTATGCAGTTTTGTACATGGAGGGAGGAACATGGAAACATGGGGGACACAAGATTTTAGACAGGCTACACACAATAACAAAAGACATCACACATCAGAATGATATTATGCATCTTATACAACACATATAGTCATtgattttaattatatattccTTCAGAAGATTTAAGCTTTTGAGAAGTTGAAATGGATAAACTTAATTAATTCAAGCCGATTTAGTGAAATGTGGGACTTATTGAGCTTGTGTTGTACACTGCTTGTTTTAATCAAAACAGAGGTCAACAGAACTTCTAGAGAAATGGTCTTTCATAAAAGTTACTTCTCAACTATAACTTCGACTTTATTTTCAGTGGCATTTCCAGAGTCTAGGAGGCATTTTGGGAACTTTGATCAGACTGTCATCCTCTCACTTGAATCTGTCATTAAAAACATCACagtattttactgctgtttttccACTTCTATAACAGATtggtaaagaaaagaaagacgCCCGTCAGCCTTGTCTCaaggtatgtatgtgtgttgctTGGACGTACACACATGATGTCAGCTATTTCCAATACTGTTGAGTGAAGACGGACGTAATCTGTGCTAGGCGGGGAAAAACAGCTAAAAGACGTCCCAGTCAGCACAAGCTGGAGAGCCATTGAAAAGCAGAAtaacatttcaaacagattcataaaatgactaaataaatgcctggcaacaccaaGGAAGGCACAGGTAATGACTTCAAAATGCCCCTGAGATCACTGCACTCTTGCTGTTCTTAATGACCCTCCTGGCCCTGCTCTTCAGGGGAGCCCCAGAGAAGGTGAAGGGCCCAAGCCGGCGCAGTTCGCGAGCGGAGAAGGAGTCCGAAGAAGGGGCCACGGTTGCACTGGAAGCATCTGACAATGGGCAGAGGAAAAGGACAGCAAGGCCAGGATCCGCCTCCTCCACCGTTGCCACCACTGTCAAAGGTACTTATGCACGGAGTCTCACTCTCACTAGCATATGCTCACTACTGGAGAAGGGCTTCAGAAATCTTAGAAACTCATCAGCTCATACAAGCCTTCATCTAAGACTAAGATGCTCAGATCAGTTTGTGCTATCAGTCTGTGAATCTTTTGCTTTGAGGCAAAGACTTAGTGCTTTGTATAAGGTGCTCTGTTAATGTATTGCTAATTTTATGATAAATTGCATTATGTATTGTTACACAGGCCTAGAAAAAAATGCGTATTTTGCTAAGGATATATGAAATGCAACAAATTGGATTTTATTGAACTGGTGCTTtgatacctctctctctctctttctctcagatgCAAACACCCCCAGTCCTACACAGGCCAAGCGAAGGAAATCAAAATGACACCTGTACTATTAACCTGTGAATTGTAAAtgtttgtgaattatttttttgccttttccatgtgttttttaatggattAACCATGTACAGATAATTGTTTTAATAAGAATTATGATATTGGTGTTTGTCTCCCGCTGCAATGTGAGGTTTTATTTAGAcagtttttttgattttttgtttatgtttcaaATGCTGGATTAATTATGTTTAGGTGCCTGGTAATGAAAAATGTCACGTCTGTATTGTATAATTTTGTCGCAAAGCTGAATTAAATTTTCTACTACTTTACTCCTGTGAATAAATGGATGAAGCCGGTTATGATTTGTTCAACATCTTTACCATGATTCAGATTCTGGGGAAGAATTCAAGGGTTTGGCAGTGGAGGGATTAGAATGCACACAATAATCAATTCGGTGTCAACACATTTGCTGCAATTAATTGGAAAAGTAAAACTTGTCTTGTATTTATTAGCCTTGTTGCATTATAGTCTGAACAGTACTTTCTTGTACTGTCTTTCTGGTTAGGGCAACTTTTCAAAATCTGCTAGGCACAATGGGGTAGACGACTGAAAATGTCATTGCTCACTCTGGCCTCATGGTGTCAGTGAGGTTTAAGTTTTTTCACTTACATTCATTCAAACATACATATCCAGTTTAAGGGCACTTTCTATTCAATCAAAGCTCAACTAATGGAACTAATACTGGtttcatcataaatgtattCAGAAACATCTTAATTTATATCGTCGTGgttatcatttttcattcatttgaatggaaaaacgacaatttgaatatttttgctTTAGTCTGAtctttttccactgaaaatgattttacatcataaatgtcttcaaacatattttcattcaCTAATTTCAGtgattgttttccattttgttgaCATAAAACCCAAATCATAGCCTGTGTTTTGCTTTCCCCCCACTTGAACAGATCCGAAGGTTCTCACAGAAGAACTGCGTAGCGTTGGTTTTATTTCTCAACCACAAAGACGGCgactatgtttttttaatgaaacctaCTTTTCTTTTCTACACAGGAAACAAGCAAACATGGTACAGGATGGAAACACATTTAGTGTTTAGTTAATGTGTTCTAATTAAGAGAAGTAATAGGTTTAAATGAGCCTAGTCATGATAGAATAGGCCTTCATGCATTTATTCTGATCGTTGTTTTCATTTctagaaaaatattaaataattagaataaataatttaaaaaataaatatccttAATGACCTTAACCTTAAATTCAAATAGTGAGTTTATTCAATAGTGTTATAATTGTCGTGTAGTTTAATCCAATACATTCTTTAACACAATATTTATCTCAATTGCTCGTAGTTTCAAGTTCCCGGTAACATCTGAAACCGTTCGGACTGTAGCCCATGGGTTTCCATAGGATACAGCCCACTTCCCAGGAATTAGGCTGCGTGGACAATTGcaactgaaaatacaaatatatgcacGCAAGAATTACTGGGCGTTGTTTCCACTTCACCCTTTTAAAgccaatttatttatgtagctaGCTTTATTTCGATTTCCCTACgttaataagaaataaatgtagctgCATCGCCAAGAGATAGGCCTGTCTTTGATTGCCAGCTCCTTGACTCTTTCAGCCCTCGCTATGCTGAACAGGTGTTTGATATTCGGCTAATCAGAGGCCCATCTGTATTCGCCGTAAATTTTAATTCACGTAAAAAAAACGTTCCAGATCTACAGAAGCTTTAGCTGGTTACACGGAACTTGAAAAATTAATGTTCGAATAGGAGCGCTCTTAAGATTCtgattgtattttaaaatttgaaagcaaGCTTGGCCTATCAAAGGCAATACTtggaaaacaagacaaaacaatttTACCAAGATACATTCTAACGAATCTACGCCATTGTTAATGGAATACCCCGTACATGTCACTGCTGCCGGTCAAATTTCTTTCAACAAAATATTGGAGCTGCAGGCCCAGCCTATAAGCGAAGAACAGGCCTGGGCACTCTGTTACCAGCTGTGTACCCTATTATCTGTAGATCAATATGGGAGAAGATGCGAGTACTACACGTCCGGTAGAATGTTGCAACTCCCtggaataaataacattttactgATGAATGACGGGAATGTTTGTCTCAGAATGGATGACAGCAGCACAGGTAAGATTAcctttatttcagtatttcaaatCAGAACTCATGGCCTTTGCACTTGCTGTGATAattcactgtaaaaatgaaatgttggcAGATATAATAAGCTTAAATTTGGACACTAACTCTTGTtttctaatttaaaatttttgaagtgattgtgtttttcatcttttaGACTACTTTGCCTTTGAGACTGAAGATGAGGTAaattatgttcatatttattcCTGTTATATTGGAGAGAAATTCAACTGATTTATGTGGAACATTATTCCTTTTCTCATGTCCTCCTGTTCTTTCATGCCTGTGATTGCATTTTCCCCTGCAGATGGTGGATTACCTGGGAAGGCTGATCTACTCCTGCCTAGATTGGGGTCTGGATAGCAGTGTGGAGAGGGAGCTAAATGAGACCCTCGAGGTTCTACTGTGCCAGATGACCAAGGTGAAGCTCAGCCAGAGTATGCAGGAGTCCTTCCAGCCCTTGTGTACATTCTCTGAGGTCATCCAGGTATGTGcccttgagtttttttttatctaccATGGGGTTGACCTGTCTTAGGTTGTGCCATGAAAGCAATCTTCCTGACTAGCTCTTTGTGAATCAACAGAGGGCATTTTCTTGCCATCCTTTTATTATAACGACAGTGTAACATACTGCCTTTTGAATGATTTCCTGACTGTGATTCCCTGACTGTGGGTAAAATTATcttgattttattaaatttataccCCTTGTGGTACTGCATGTTGTAGCACACATCGAAATCCATGAATACATATGGAATTACATTATGATAAAGCACATGCCTAATGCATATATGGCCAGTGGAGAAGTGAATGTGTGAAGAGAAGCTCTTAAAGGGGATGAGTTAGAACTGTATTTACTACTGTAGTTACTgctgtatttacattttccCATTACGCAATGTTGCCTGTGAGATTCAAACCATGGTTTCTCCATCAGGTCTGTGAGAACCGTCTTTATGAACCGGCTCAAGCTGCACGTCACTACAGAGCCACCTGTTCAGCACTCTTCTCAGAGACTTTGGAACTGTGCCAGTACTTCCACAACGTTCAGCGCAAAGATGTAAGCTATGATGGGAGGGGTCTCCAGCAAGAAAGTGTATGGGGTGATCTGACTGTAGGGCAGTATGCTGTGGTTAGATTAATTGCACCAATCAGTGATGAAAGTTACATTGGCTGTGTTGTTGCTTGTCCATAATTTGTGGACCCAGCAGAAACCAAATGGACTCTATTGATTTATGGACTCATACTTGAAGCCAAACACTTGCTAATTGATGATATAAGGCCTGCATGAAGTAACTTTCAAACAGCTAAACCCtttgcaaatgtattcagttttaTCACTGGTTTATGTCATGTTAAATATTACTAGGGTCTGCAGAAGCTCATCATTGAACCAGAAACAAGAACTGTTTCTCAGGATGCAGCACGCTGGGTAAGCACAATACATGAGATGAGACAAAGCAGTAGATTACTTATTACCTTGTGGGTGGTCAGTGCAGCTCCTTTCCTCCCCTAGGTGTTTTCATGGAAGCACTTGATAGAGGACTTAATCAGAGGGGTAGCACTCAGGCCAGTGGAATGGTTAAACATAACTGCTCCCCTTCCTGTTAAGCGCTCTCCTTTCCAGCAGCTCTTGGATGACATAAAGCTCAAGAGGTACACGCTCCGCAAAGTCCAGGTGAGGCACCTATTGGCTTTCCTCATGTTTCAGGGCAGCGGATTCATTGTCTCACGTGGATCTCTGTTGGAATTTTGATTTACAAGGCCAGCTGTCTGAACACAAATTCAGACTGTCCCAAGTCCCCTTCACATAATATCCCTAATGGAGCATGTCAGTTTTCTCTTCATCCTGAGCTCATTATGCACATAAGGCTGTGCGTTAGTGTGATTTTTATTGACGAAAGGCACGACATTGCTAGCTTGATGCATATGTGCTTGAATGCTGCCTTCTTGTATTGCCTCATATTGCTCTCTCACTATTTTACATATAGAGAATTGGAAAAACATATATGGCGTCTGGACATCACGAGGCTCTCCTGATGGCCATCTCCTCAAGGCCAAAGTTGAAACCTGTGAGTTTTAAAGGATGTCAAAGTCTCCTCCTATGTGAGTAGGAGGGGACTCGTTCACTTCACCTGCCACCTTGTTGTGCAGGACGTTATACTGCGTGATAACTTGAAGTGATCCATGACTTGGTTAGAGATTGGTCGTGTTTGCTTGTTAATCTTCTGCAGGTTTTGGAACGGAAACTAAAGACACGGCCCAAAGCAGAATCCAGTCTCCATGAGCTGCTGATGGGGGAAATCCGAACAGCTAACcaacagacactcttatcttCACACAAAAAGCGGTTTTCTTATAAAGGTACCTTATGTGCTATATCTTTACCCCCATCATCTTTGTTTCATCCTATTCTACAGATGTTGATGCCAGGAGTGATATTGATTTTGGGTACCCCCCATCTTATGTTTGCTTATCAACGTAGATGAATGTTTCTCACCCCTGAGCTGTCCAATTCCCTATGGTGAGGACACCACAACTAAAGACGACTCCTACCTGTTAAGCCCCATTCCAACACTTGACCTTCAGGAGGCAGAGATTGAGGTGGAGTCTGGCATGAGTTCT from Anguilla rostrata isolate EN2019 chromosome 11, ASM1855537v3, whole genome shotgun sequence carries:
- the zgc:114123 gene encoding protein spire homolog 1 encodes the protein MEYPVHVTAAGQISFNKILELQAQPISEEQAWALCYQLCTLLSVDQYGRRCEYYTSGRMLQLPGINNILLMNDGNVCLRMDDSSTDYFAFETEDEMVDYLGRLIYSCLDWGLDSSVERELNETLEVLLCQMTKVKLSQSMQESFQPLCTFSEVIQVCENRLYEPAQAARHYRATCSALFSETLELCQYFHNVQRKDVSYDGRGLQQESVWGDLTGLQKLIIEPETRTVSQDAARWVFSWKHLIEDLIRGVALRPVEWLNITAPLPVKRSPFQQLLDDIKLKRYTLRKVQRIGKTYMASGHHEALLMAISSRPKLKPVLERKLKTRPKAESSLHELLMGEIRTANQQTLLSSHKKRFSYKDECFSPLSCPIPYGEDTTTKDDSYLLSPIPTLDLQEAEIEEEACKERVFQQVNTRVDPELKFLPSLSSSPLDPFCGSSRRKSRSCSLGSHLEVSKPERSCAKVNVPLTISDVIKRRQTEMKTLKTVYCDRLRKWRVCSSCSKRSLYFTWHNCCFLCNRVVCPECCMKMNLPYKWCVNLPVSFFKKIVLNKDCEQDVSNFWRERLIWEHTRVPLVLESPIRNASPLPGLAMRDWYSQDICTECKGFLLEACDSVFRLRPIPSSKEI